A single genomic interval of Salinarchaeum sp. IM2453 harbors:
- a CDS encoding DUF6517 family protein, translating to MVSRRQVLGTIGGAALVGTAGCVDFVTGEGLFYESAQATVSEEALNETGYAEDEIDSFGIDESVGAFGISRTVEITNWQAEYERTVDIDGIDSFFEAGSIDEITEAPYSFVAVSTPQVSVFGQELNPVGNMDAAELIDRVEGQYDGIANIEEREEVDATVLDENTTLTRFEAEASVAGIEEFPIIIEITEAVESEDDLVLTVATYPDLEEFGENLVEDNPGAEESATLRGGVEHPQ from the coding sequence ATGGTTTCGCGACGGCAAGTATTAGGAACAATTGGTGGAGCAGCACTGGTCGGGACAGCAGGCTGTGTTGATTTTGTCACTGGTGAGGGCCTATTCTATGAATCCGCACAGGCAACGGTTAGTGAAGAGGCGCTGAATGAGACCGGATACGCCGAAGACGAAATTGATTCTTTCGGCATTGATGAGTCAGTTGGTGCATTTGGCATATCCCGGACAGTGGAGATTACCAACTGGCAAGCCGAGTACGAACGGACAGTTGACATAGATGGCATAGATTCATTCTTCGAAGCAGGTAGTATTGATGAGATTACTGAAGCTCCATATTCGTTTGTGGCGGTAAGTACACCACAGGTGAGTGTATTCGGACAAGAGCTAAATCCGGTTGGAAATATGGATGCAGCAGAACTAATTGACAGAGTAGAGGGTCAATACGATGGGATCGCCAATATTGAGGAGCGTGAAGAAGTAGACGCAACGGTCCTTGATGAAAATACGACACTGACACGGTTCGAAGCAGAGGCCAGTGTTGCTGGAATTGAAGAATTCCCAATTATTATTGAGATTACAGAAGCAGTCGAATCGGAAGATGACCTAGTACTAACGGTTGCGACGTATCCTGACTTAGAAGAATTTGGAGAAAATCTGGTTGAGGACAATCCTGGAGCGGAAGAATCTGCAACGCTACGTGGCGGTGTTGAGCACCCACAGTGA
- the uppS gene encoding polyprenyl diphosphate synthase: MEYVIRDRVRRAYERHLERTITDPPQHIAVIQDGNRRYARKKGAERETKGHHKGAKTTEQLLDWCQDFTIQELTLYAFSTENFNRPQEEREELFDLIEEKLYEFAESTMVHEEQVKIVALGERSELPQRVRAAIRYAETQTQGYDQFRLNVALAYGGRSTLLGATKQIARDAIEGNVDPEEIDVETIKDHLYEEPIRDVDLIIRTGGEKRTSNFLPWHSNGNEAAVYFCTPYWPSFSRSDFLRGLRTYEHRQESFQQSRVQRALALLRELGSAELEEAREILSRTNTDDPELQSAIENNSGAKGR, from the coding sequence CTGGAATATGTGATCCGTGATCGAGTCCGTCGAGCATATGAGCGACATCTTGAACGAACGATCACAGACCCTCCACAACATATTGCTGTGATTCAAGACGGGAACCGCCGATATGCCCGCAAAAAAGGTGCTGAACGGGAGACCAAAGGCCATCACAAAGGGGCCAAGACAACCGAGCAGCTACTGGATTGGTGTCAGGACTTTACTATTCAGGAGCTAACCTTGTATGCATTCTCAACAGAGAACTTCAATCGGCCACAAGAAGAACGCGAAGAACTGTTTGACCTCATCGAAGAGAAACTGTACGAGTTTGCTGAAAGCACGATGGTCCATGAAGAGCAAGTGAAAATCGTCGCGTTAGGTGAACGGAGTGAATTACCACAGCGTGTTCGGGCCGCAATCAGATATGCAGAAACCCAGACACAGGGCTACGATCAGTTTCGATTAAATGTGGCACTGGCATACGGCGGCCGATCAACGTTACTCGGAGCAACAAAACAAATTGCACGTGATGCAATTGAAGGCAACGTCGATCCAGAAGAAATCGATGTGGAAACAATCAAGGACCACCTGTATGAGGAGCCAATCCGGGATGTAGACCTGATTATCAGAACAGGTGGTGAAAAACGGACCAGTAACTTCCTGCCGTGGCATTCCAATGGCAACGAAGCCGCTGTCTACTTCTGTACACCATACTGGCCATCATTCTCTCGAAGTGACTTCTTACGAGGCCTCCGTACCTATGAGCACCGACAAGAGTCATTCCAGCAATCCAGAGTACAACGTGCCTTAGCGCTACTGCGAGAACTTGGATCAGCAGAGCTGGAAGAAGCACGAGAAATACTAAGCCGGACGAATACGGATGATCCAGAGTTACAGAGCGCAATTGAAAATAACTCTGGAGCAAAAGGCCGTTAG
- a CDS encoding RNA-guided endonuclease TnpB family protein, which produces MHYAYRFQLKPTDQQREVLDYHRDTCRQLYNHALREFDKIPESAGTLNQRVRQVRDQLPALKDWWDKLNDLYATVAQAAVMRIEDSIKALSELKKKGYSVGSLNWKLPREFRSFTYVQSGFEFDKKNGQTVLSLSKLADIPIECHRDIPDDETIKEVTLKKEPTGEWYASLAVDDKEKPEKPSLDEINTDDMVGIDVGILKYAHDTDGVAVGSLDLSDERDRLEREQRSLSRKEHRSNNWEKQRQTVAECHQQIKRKRRDFLHKLSAYYAREYDLVAVEDLNVKGMLESPRNSRNTASAAWNTFTELLEYKCEREGTHFVAVDPRGTTKECAECGVETDKPLWIREHSCPSCGFEADRDLNAALNVLFRGLSELGMGHSESTPVEPALPAGTAVVPAKRVVETGSPTLKKRPASAVSE; this is translated from the coding sequence ATGCACTACGCCTACAGATTCCAACTCAAACCAACTGACCAACAGCGTGAGGTGTTGGATTACCACCGCGATACCTGTAGGCAACTCTACAACCACGCGCTCAGAGAGTTTGACAAAATTCCCGAATCGGCGGGAACACTCAATCAACGTGTACGACAAGTCCGTGACCAACTTCCCGCCCTCAAAGACTGGTGGGATAAATTAAACGACCTGTACGCAACGGTCGCACAAGCTGCTGTCATGCGGATTGAAGACAGTATCAAAGCGCTCTCTGAACTGAAAAAGAAAGGGTACAGCGTCGGCAGTCTCAACTGGAAACTTCCCAGAGAGTTCCGCAGTTTCACGTATGTTCAGTCTGGCTTCGAGTTCGACAAGAAGAACGGCCAGACTGTCCTTTCACTGTCGAAACTTGCGGATATTCCAATAGAGTGTCACCGAGACATCCCCGACGATGAAACAATCAAAGAAGTCACACTCAAGAAAGAACCCACTGGAGAATGGTACGCTTCTCTCGCCGTTGACGACAAAGAAAAACCGGAGAAACCGTCACTGGATGAGATTAACACTGACGACATGGTTGGCATTGACGTGGGGATTCTGAAGTACGCCCACGATACGGACGGTGTGGCAGTTGGCTCACTTGACCTTTCGGACGAGCGCGACCGCTTGGAACGGGAGCAACGGAGTCTCTCGCGCAAAGAACATCGGTCGAACAACTGGGAGAAACAACGCCAGACAGTAGCAGAGTGTCATCAGCAAATCAAGCGTAAGCGGCGTGATTTCCTGCACAAACTCTCGGCATACTACGCTCGGGAGTATGACCTTGTGGCTGTTGAAGACCTCAACGTGAAAGGAATGCTGGAATCGCCGCGCAACAGCCGCAACACGGCGTCTGCGGCGTGGAATACCTTCACCGAACTACTGGAATACAAGTGTGAGCGAGAGGGAACGCACTTCGTTGCGGTTGACCCAAGGGGGACGACCAAAGAGTGTGCAGAGTGTGGTGTGGAGACAGATAAACCACTGTGGATACGTGAACATTCGTGTCCATCATGTGGGTTTGAAGCGGATAGAGATTTGAATGCCGCGTTGAATGTTCTTTTTCGCGGTCTTTCTGAACTAGGAATGGGACACTCCGAATCAACGCCTGTGGAGCCTGCGCTCCCTGCGGGAACTGCGGTTGTTCCTGCAAAGCGCGTCGTGGAAACAGGAAGCCCCACCCTCAAGAAGCGACCCGCGTCAGCGGTGAGCGAGTAG
- a CDS encoding DUF2080 family transposase-associated protein produces MDRHEIEGHEVIDGEVKPTGNGAHVLVPKRWRGADVKIVRTSEPTE; encoded by the coding sequence ATGGATAGACACGAAATTGAAGGCCACGAAGTCATCGACGGCGAGGTGAAACCCACCGGCAACGGCGCACACGTCCTCGTCCCAAAACGCTGGCGCGGCGCAGACGTGAAAATCGTCCGTACATCAGAACCGACCGAGTAA
- a CDS encoding PGF-pre-PGF domain-containing protein: MIDTQAHRPFRVLLVVTVLVLFAAAGAVNITAPSPTETQSSTDVEVESFEIDADFIGVVNDDTVTVSADGVTNTDGEYHVAIEQSVVASINDDDITDGTFDTEIDPTNVGVFPDDLSNPDDASVDLLYESNSDDVETVATTSTRIVHEVRNLTDNGFSSVSIPQNADLYTENVTGSYQWDPTEDAYVTPSDNGPTDEYTTETVDLHEGWYFDADADARLGLEFDDDSTGHEEVTISEGWHFVGSNYNISDPDETPAAINDDLGGIDFDDDDLTVYDADFGVINQPDRPIAEFEAYWLEADDEIGERTIDDPSYNTDARFNDVLENDVAEFFIDDIDGIVNDNGDTIEAAINNDGDASGTQIVTLEVIDNDFTDQQLVKDLDPDASINAEFNVDNVDTPYNVTIRTANDEATASVNDGSVSFDSTTQSTSTASTASSANDGSGSSGAVGTTSIQPADRPDGSPGLPTGYYGQALDGDDEPLEEGTEIYAVALDDDGIVESNSTTVDEDGFYADEGAFASKLTLSADDADEVSFRFGDEDGPTSEESPIDYEDGTFERNLTFDLADPNFEVSITGSPDEVTEGDDIEIDYEIENTGDLEGTQDIEFLVDDELEATEENVTIGAGDTFSNTFTYETAVDDIGDVIFTVASANDSAEATVSVVAAVEEIELELDANQIRVDRTTEATVTAQLSNDTDIDVTDDATITSADDDIASVDDTTVTGVGSGVVDIEATYEGNDDTASLRVLSNPDVLDDEDDIRDLVNISQNVTAERAETNNDPTYDSDADETIYGFTGATSLEELRVQGEISGAVTTTLLNQTPPEVGEPFDGDNETIVTSQLDVPDAATDQSGSTLMNVSTDAVDDVNGDVDNLSVVRYNDTAGTWETLEITATEETDDVITLRTEVPDFSLFAITADVEEDDTDEVDEEEEDGFFSTWMLIPVLIILLVILAFLIYLFYQQQQTDENLSISELLRQ, from the coding sequence ATGATAGATACACAGGCTCATAGACCATTTCGCGTTCTTCTCGTTGTGACAGTGCTCGTTTTGTTTGCCGCTGCTGGTGCAGTCAACATTACTGCCCCATCTCCGACAGAAACACAGTCATCAACGGATGTTGAAGTAGAGTCATTCGAAATTGATGCTGATTTTATTGGCGTTGTTAACGATGATACTGTCACAGTATCAGCTGATGGTGTTACAAATACTGACGGCGAGTATCATGTTGCAATTGAACAAAGCGTAGTTGCAAGTATCAACGATGATGATATCACCGACGGAACATTTGATACAGAAATTGATCCGACCAATGTGGGCGTGTTTCCTGATGACCTGAGTAATCCAGATGATGCGTCTGTTGACCTGCTATATGAATCTAATTCTGATGACGTAGAGACTGTTGCGACGACAAGCACCCGCATTGTTCATGAAGTGCGAAATCTCACTGATAATGGCTTCAGCTCTGTTTCGATACCACAGAATGCAGACCTATACACAGAGAACGTGACAGGAAGCTACCAGTGGGATCCGACTGAAGATGCATACGTTACGCCATCTGATAATGGCCCAACCGATGAGTACACAACTGAGACGGTAGATCTACACGAAGGATGGTACTTTGACGCCGATGCTGATGCCCGACTTGGGCTTGAATTCGATGATGATTCGACTGGCCATGAGGAGGTAACGATCAGTGAAGGCTGGCATTTTGTCGGCTCAAACTACAATATCTCTGACCCAGATGAAACTCCTGCAGCAATCAACGATGACCTTGGTGGTATTGACTTCGACGATGATGATCTCACAGTTTATGACGCTGATTTTGGCGTGATTAATCAGCCTGATCGACCAATTGCTGAGTTTGAAGCATACTGGTTAGAAGCTGATGACGAAATTGGAGAGCGGACTATTGATGATCCCTCGTATAACACCGATGCACGATTCAATGATGTTCTTGAGAATGATGTTGCTGAGTTCTTCATCGATGATATTGATGGGATTGTGAACGACAACGGCGACACTATCGAAGCAGCAATTAACAACGACGGAGATGCCAGCGGAACTCAGATCGTGACACTTGAAGTCATTGATAATGACTTTACAGACCAGCAGTTGGTCAAAGACTTAGATCCAGATGCATCTATCAATGCAGAATTCAATGTTGATAATGTTGATACTCCGTACAATGTAACAATTAGAACTGCAAATGATGAAGCCACTGCGTCAGTCAATGATGGCAGTGTATCCTTCGATTCAACTACTCAAAGTACCAGTACTGCGTCAACTGCTTCCTCGGCAAATGACGGGTCTGGTTCCTCTGGTGCCGTCGGAACAACTAGTATTCAACCCGCAGACCGTCCTGATGGTAGCCCGGGGCTGCCGACGGGCTATTATGGTCAAGCATTGGATGGTGATGATGAACCATTAGAAGAAGGGACTGAAATCTACGCTGTTGCTCTTGATGACGACGGTATTGTGGAATCAAACAGCACTACAGTCGATGAAGATGGGTTCTATGCGGATGAGGGAGCGTTTGCATCCAAGTTAACGCTTAGTGCCGATGATGCTGATGAGGTTTCATTCAGATTTGGCGATGAAGATGGGCCTACATCAGAAGAAAGTCCGATTGACTACGAGGATGGTACATTTGAGCGTAATCTCACGTTTGATTTAGCAGATCCGAACTTTGAGGTTTCCATCACTGGTTCACCAGACGAAGTTACCGAAGGTGATGATATTGAGATTGACTATGAAATTGAAAACACTGGTGATCTTGAAGGAACACAGGATATTGAGTTCCTTGTTGATGATGAACTCGAAGCTACTGAAGAGAATGTGACGATTGGCGCTGGTGATACATTCTCTAATACATTTACATACGAAACCGCTGTCGATGATATTGGCGATGTAATATTTACTGTTGCATCAGCCAACGATTCTGCAGAGGCGACGGTGAGTGTGGTTGCTGCAGTTGAGGAGATTGAACTGGAACTCGATGCTAATCAAATCCGTGTCGACCGGACAACTGAAGCTACCGTGACCGCACAACTCAGTAACGATACAGATATCGACGTAACTGATGACGCAACCATCACCAGTGCCGATGACGACATTGCTTCGGTTGATGATACAACAGTCACAGGGGTGGGATCAGGCGTCGTTGATATTGAGGCTACATACGAGGGCAATGACGACACGGCGTCACTTCGAGTTCTGTCAAACCCTGACGTACTCGATGATGAAGATGATATTCGTGATCTGGTCAATATTTCACAGAACGTGACGGCAGAACGTGCCGAAACAAACAATGATCCAACATACGATTCAGACGCTGATGAGACCATTTACGGATTTACTGGTGCAACATCACTTGAGGAACTCCGTGTTCAAGGTGAAATCAGTGGTGCTGTTACAACGACACTGTTAAACCAGACTCCACCGGAGGTTGGTGAACCATTTGATGGAGACAATGAGACTATTGTTACGTCTCAACTCGACGTTCCGGATGCTGCGACTGACCAATCCGGCTCCACGCTGATGAATGTCTCAACTGATGCTGTTGATGATGTCAATGGTGATGTTGACAATCTGTCTGTCGTTCGATACAACGACACCGCCGGAACGTGGGAAACACTCGAGATCACTGCAACTGAGGAGACAGATGATGTAATTACGCTTCGCACCGAGGTACCAGACTTCTCGCTGTTCGCAATTACTGCTGATGTTGAAGAAGACGACACTGACGAAGTTGACGAGGAAGAAGAAGATGGATTCTTCTCGACGTGGATGCTGATTCCGGTTCTCATCATCCTTCTTGTCATTCTCGCATTTCTAATATACCTATTCTATCAGCAACAGCAGACTGACGAGAATCTAAGTATCTCAGAACTCTTACGTCAGTAA
- a CDS encoding RND family transporter, producing the protein MSTVEDILDRLGTLIVRYPGLIILLFLTLTGVFAVGLVNVEAEEGTEEFAEGVDAYDAGENIDDQFTAPYGEDTNSLQMIHRDENVLTPDGLERNLRVIAQIDDHPGLDVEGVTGVAPGVAQSIDPAAETPQEQHDVLQAAPDSTVERETEELLEETGLDDLLDEDYNPEDQSAAASLTILDISGDTDTIQQYADRVSDSYPGEYMMLSDGLIDEEFDAIIGDSLGLVIPVVVVLILLFLIVAYRDPVDLLLGLTSLAMVIIWTFGFTGLAGVPFSEMMIAIPPLLLAIGVDFGIHAVNRYREERVQDQDIGQSMDAATDQLLVAFFIVAGTTMIGFGANAISDLGPIAEFGLVAAFGVVFTFLIFGIFFPAMKVYLDRLREQYNLPEFGSQPLGSEDSLLGKILPAGAIIGRKAPIALLLVVGLITVGGGIAAVQVDTTFDDDDFLPPEDLPAYVYQFPDPMTPGEYSSTEIINYIEDTFASGDDDQVELYIKGPMHADGSLEQLHRVGENPPSTIITDDEGMADSQSIIDVMHSYADDDPEFANKLEASDTTDSGAPDENVRPLLDDLFASEYGDDAREYVTDDYRYATIQYDVEADADDEEIVEDIQSMAADYPYEATPAGTIVVYQQIGDLIFDSAILGLIIALIATALFLMFIYHVLEGYASIGLANLVPIVVTVVLLVGTMPLIGIPLNAMTATILSITIGVGVAYSVHITHRFIDEYEDDSYEALMTTLRGTGGALTGSMLTTLGGASALILAIIPILGQFGILMSISVLYSFLTAILVLPPTLILWEKVMQ; encoded by the coding sequence ATGAGTACTGTTGAAGATATCCTTGATAGGCTTGGAACGCTGATTGTCCGCTATCCAGGACTGATTATTCTCCTGTTTCTCACGCTGACAGGTGTCTTTGCTGTCGGTCTTGTCAATGTTGAAGCAGAGGAAGGAACTGAGGAATTCGCTGAAGGTGTTGATGCATATGATGCAGGCGAAAATATTGATGATCAGTTTACTGCCCCCTATGGCGAGGATACAAACAGCCTTCAGATGATCCATCGCGATGAGAATGTACTCACGCCCGATGGACTTGAGCGAAATCTTCGTGTCATTGCACAAATCGATGATCACCCTGGACTTGATGTTGAGGGTGTTACCGGTGTTGCTCCTGGTGTTGCCCAGTCAATTGATCCAGCCGCTGAAACGCCACAGGAGCAACACGATGTCCTGCAGGCAGCTCCCGATAGTACAGTTGAACGAGAAACCGAGGAACTTCTTGAAGAAACTGGACTGGATGACTTACTTGATGAAGATTATAATCCTGAAGATCAATCCGCAGCAGCATCACTGACTATTCTGGATATCTCTGGCGATACTGATACAATCCAGCAGTACGCAGATCGTGTTAGCGATTCCTATCCTGGCGAGTACATGATGCTCTCTGACGGGTTAATCGATGAAGAGTTCGATGCAATTATCGGCGATTCGCTTGGGCTTGTAATCCCCGTTGTTGTGGTCCTTATCCTGCTGTTTTTGATCGTTGCCTACCGTGATCCGGTTGATCTACTACTTGGTCTTACATCGCTTGCGATGGTCATTATCTGGACGTTTGGATTCACCGGCCTTGCTGGTGTCCCATTCTCTGAGATGATGATTGCGATTCCCCCATTGTTACTTGCAATTGGCGTTGACTTCGGCATTCACGCTGTTAACCGCTATCGGGAAGAACGAGTGCAAGATCAAGATATTGGACAGAGTATGGATGCTGCAACCGACCAACTTCTGGTTGCGTTTTTCATTGTTGCCGGAACAACAATGATTGGATTCGGTGCCAATGCAATCAGTGATCTTGGGCCAATTGCTGAATTCGGATTGGTTGCCGCCTTCGGCGTGGTCTTTACGTTCCTGATTTTTGGCATATTCTTCCCAGCAATGAAGGTCTATCTTGACCGCCTTCGGGAACAATACAACCTTCCTGAATTTGGATCCCAGCCACTTGGTTCAGAAGATTCTCTGCTTGGCAAAATTCTGCCAGCAGGAGCAATCATCGGCCGCAAGGCTCCGATTGCATTGCTACTCGTTGTTGGATTAATTACCGTCGGTGGTGGGATCGCAGCTGTGCAGGTTGATACAACCTTCGACGATGATGACTTCCTTCCACCGGAGGATCTCCCGGCATATGTCTATCAGTTCCCTGATCCAATGACACCGGGTGAGTATTCTTCAACGGAGATTATCAACTATATCGAAGACACCTTTGCGTCCGGTGATGACGACCAAGTTGAGCTCTATATCAAAGGACCGATGCACGCTGATGGTAGTCTTGAGCAACTGCACCGCGTTGGAGAGAATCCGCCTTCTACGATAATCACTGACGACGAGGGAATGGCGGATTCACAGAGCATCATTGATGTTATGCACAGCTACGCTGATGATGATCCCGAGTTTGCAAACAAACTTGAAGCAAGTGATACGACGGACTCTGGAGCTCCGGATGAAAACGTCCGCCCATTACTTGATGATCTCTTTGCGTCAGAGTACGGTGATGATGCCCGCGAATATGTCACCGACGATTATCGGTATGCAACGATCCAGTATGATGTTGAAGCCGATGCTGATGACGAAGAAATCGTCGAAGACATCCAGTCAATGGCCGCAGATTATCCCTATGAAGCAACTCCGGCCGGTACGATTGTCGTTTACCAGCAAATTGGTGATCTGATCTTTGACTCTGCGATACTGGGACTGATCATTGCGCTGATCGCCACAGCACTGTTCTTAATGTTCATCTACCACGTCCTCGAAGGGTATGCCTCCATCGGACTGGCTAACCTTGTCCCGATTGTCGTGACAGTCGTGCTACTAGTTGGTACAATGCCGCTGATTGGGATTCCACTTAATGCAATGACCGCAACAATTCTCTCAATTACAATCGGGGTTGGAGTGGCGTATTCTGTCCATATCACCCACCGGTTTATCGATGAGTACGAAGATGATAGCTACGAAGCACTCATGACAACCCTTCGTGGTACTGGTGGTGCACTGACTGGTAGTATGCTGACTACACTTGGTGGTGCATCAGCACTTATCTTGGCGATTATTCCAATTCTTGGCCAGTTCGGGATCTTGATGTCAATCAGTGTGCTGTACTCGTTCCTGACTGCAATCCTTGTTTTGCCACCAACGTTGATCCTGTGGGAGAAAGTAATGCAGTAA